The following are encoded together in the Thalassolituus oleivorans MIL-1 genome:
- a CDS encoding oligosaccharide flippase family protein, producing MSPLLIKTAIAGLVKASAAVVAFVLTAVVARALGAAESGLFLFGFSLLSALSVFFRLGLDNVVLRFIGAEGTSEVAQQKLNTGLLWIVLAVVPFCGLTALLADPISELIFNKPELAPVLRWLMLALPAMALFMLLAMGFQGQHRVILTTIYQNLGLSALFVAAFSAIFVYEKYYSAGLIASWLNAENAAMIYALSAVVVCSSAFGLWYSQTGVTFSIGKLRDSELWSASSNLWAASCMSLAVLWSGILIAGAYVSSEDLAYLTAAQRTATLTSFVLMVVNMVVAPRYARLWKEGNVAQIQKLAKWSTRGMIAIVLPVVAVMIVFPEFVMGLFGKGFEQGALLLTIMAIGQFINVATGSVGYLLNMSGHEKDFRRVTFFAGPLTIILALAFTHYWGALGAASATAIGLSVQNLLALAMVKKRLGFWPIG from the coding sequence ATGTCGCCTCTTTTGATCAAAACGGCAATCGCTGGCTTAGTTAAAGCCAGCGCTGCTGTTGTCGCGTTTGTGCTCACTGCTGTTGTCGCTCGTGCGTTGGGTGCGGCCGAGTCTGGTTTATTCCTTTTTGGCTTTTCTCTGTTATCCGCATTGTCAGTGTTCTTCCGTCTTGGGCTGGATAACGTGGTGCTGCGATTTATCGGGGCTGAAGGGACGTCCGAGGTTGCGCAACAAAAGCTTAATACAGGTTTACTGTGGATCGTGTTAGCAGTCGTCCCTTTTTGCGGTTTAACTGCTTTACTCGCTGATCCTATCTCAGAGCTTATATTTAACAAACCAGAGTTAGCCCCTGTATTGCGGTGGTTGATGCTGGCTTTACCCGCTATGGCGCTGTTTATGCTGTTGGCTATGGGTTTTCAGGGTCAGCACCGAGTTATTCTTACTACTATTTATCAGAACTTAGGTTTATCTGCTTTATTCGTGGCGGCGTTTTCAGCGATTTTCGTTTACGAAAAATACTATTCAGCTGGTTTGATAGCGAGTTGGCTTAATGCCGAAAATGCAGCAATGATTTATGCTCTTAGCGCTGTAGTGGTTTGCTCTAGTGCATTCGGGTTGTGGTATTCACAAACGGGGGTTACGTTCAGTATCGGTAAATTACGTGATTCAGAGCTTTGGTCTGCTAGTTCAAATTTGTGGGCGGCATCGTGCATGTCTTTGGCCGTTTTGTGGTCGGGTATATTAATTGCCGGTGCTTATGTTAGTTCAGAGGATCTTGCTTATTTGACCGCAGCTCAGCGTACGGCCACGCTAACAAGCTTTGTTTTAATGGTGGTTAATATGGTGGTTGCTCCACGTTATGCTCGGCTTTGGAAGGAGGGCAATGTTGCTCAAATCCAAAAGCTAGCCAAGTGGTCTACTCGTGGAATGATTGCCATTGTACTACCCGTTGTCGCAGTAATGATTGTGTTCCCTGAGTTTGTAATGGGCTTGTTTGGTAAGGGATTTGAGCAAGGTGCATTACTGCTTACTATTATGGCAATAGGTCAGTTTATCAATGTGGCTACGGGATCAGTGGGCTATTTATTGAATATGAGTGGTCACGAAAAAGACTTTCGTCGTGTCACCTTTTTTGCAGGCCCGCTTACTATTATTTTAGCGTTGGCGTTTACTCATTATTGGGGAGCGCTGGGCGCAGCAAGCGCTACGGCTATAGGGTTGTCAGTTCAGAACTTATTGGCCTTGGCTATGGTTAAAAAGCGGTTGGGGTTCTGGCCGATAGGGTGA
- a CDS encoding KpsF/GutQ family sugar-phosphate isomerase — translation MNYQTLALQVFDIEANAVLGLKNRLTNNFDSAIKSILTSQGRVIICGMGKSGIIGKKIAATMASTGTPSFFMHPGEAYHGDLGMVSPDDVFIAISNSGETDEVVKLIPFLKDNGNVLIAMTGNPKSTLALAANYHLDVGVEQEACPLQLAPTASTTATLAMGDALAVTLMKARDFKPENFARFHPGGSLGRRLLSRVENEMSTENLPILNATASMADVITTMSKSGLGLAIVMANDVAHVITDGDLRRAIERYQAELFSKCANDLMVANPVTVKVGTRVEDALQLMDTKGINSVLVSDGQNVVGVFKK, via the coding sequence ATGAATTATCAAACTTTAGCGTTGCAGGTTTTCGATATTGAAGCAAATGCAGTTTTGGGTTTAAAGAATAGGTTAACGAATAATTTTGATAGTGCGATTAAATCCATATTGACTTCTCAAGGTCGCGTTATAATCTGCGGCATGGGCAAGTCGGGTATCATCGGTAAAAAGATCGCTGCCACTATGGCAAGTACTGGTACTCCTTCGTTCTTTATGCACCCAGGCGAAGCCTATCATGGCGATTTAGGCATGGTGTCGCCTGATGATGTGTTTATTGCAATTTCAAACTCTGGCGAGACCGACGAAGTTGTAAAATTGATCCCGTTTTTAAAAGACAACGGTAATGTCTTAATCGCTATGACGGGTAATCCAAAGTCAACTCTGGCTTTAGCAGCTAACTACCATTTAGATGTTGGTGTTGAGCAAGAAGCTTGTCCTTTGCAGTTAGCTCCAACGGCGTCCACTACAGCAACGCTTGCCATGGGGGATGCATTAGCAGTTACCTTAATGAAAGCGCGTGATTTTAAGCCAGAGAACTTCGCTCGCTTTCACCCTGGTGGATCGTTGGGGCGTCGTTTGCTGTCTCGTGTCGAAAATGAAATGTCGACGGAGAATTTACCAATTTTAAATGCCACTGCGTCGATGGCAGACGTTATTACCACAATGAGTAAATCGGGTTTAGGCTTAGCTATTGTTATGGCAAACGACGTTGCCCATGTAATCACCGACGGTGATTTACGCCGCGCTATTGAACGTTATCAAGCCGAACTCTTTAGCAAATGCGCTAATGACTTAATGGTGGCGAACCCAGTTACTGTGAAAGTGGGCACTCGTGTCGAAGATGCTTTACAACTAATGGATACCAAGGGAATTAATTCTGTTTTGGTATCAGATGGTCAGAATGTCGTCGGTGTGTTTAAAAAATAA
- a CDS encoding GDP-mannose mannosyl hydrolase produces the protein MADTKPLLDRETFKTIVDATPLVSIDLLVRNADSQILVGKRVNRPAQGYWFVPGGRILKNERLTHAFLRLTEQELGVAIPIENSRYLGLYEHFYTDSIFGEDVSTHYVVNGFEVVLPNGNALLPKEQHNEYRWLSETEFRASDEVHVHSRWYVDKTKGFRGR, from the coding sequence GTGGCTGATACCAAGCCGTTGTTAGATCGCGAGACGTTTAAAACCATAGTCGATGCGACGCCGCTGGTGTCCATCGACTTACTGGTGCGTAATGCGGATAGTCAAATCCTTGTGGGTAAGCGAGTAAATAGGCCAGCCCAAGGGTATTGGTTTGTGCCCGGTGGCCGGATACTGAAAAACGAGCGTCTAACCCACGCTTTTTTGCGTTTAACAGAGCAAGAATTAGGCGTAGCTATTCCCATCGAAAATTCGCGCTATTTAGGTTTATACGAGCATTTTTATACCGATAGTATTTTTGGTGAAGATGTCAGTACTCACTATGTCGTGAACGGTTTTGAAGTGGTGTTGCCCAATGGCAATGCATTACTGCCAAAAGAGCAGCACAACGAATATCGCTGGTTAAGCGAAACAGAATTTAGAGCCAGTGATGAAGTGCATGTGCACAGTCGTTGGTATGTGGATAAGACGAAAGGATTTAGGGGCAGATAG
- the fcl gene encoding GDP-L-fucose synthase — MASTTVVKRIFVAGHNGMVGSAIVRQLQQQDNVELVLRSRSELNLLSQADVQAFFQQEKIDQVYLAAAKVGGIIANNTYPADFIYENLMIECNIIHSAHVAGVNDLVFLGSSCIYPKLAEQPMQESALLTGTLEPTNEPYAVAKIAGIKLCESYNRQYGRNYRSVMPTNLYGENDNFHPNNSHVIPALMRRFHEAKLNNTPEVAVWGSGKPMREFLHVDDMAAASIFVANVSQETYESCTEPMLSHINVGTGVDCTIAELALTMAEVVGYQGNVTFDATKPDGAPRKLMNVDTLKRLGWSYTIELKDGLASTYKWFLAHQDDFRG; from the coding sequence ATGGCTTCTACTACAGTCGTTAAACGCATCTTTGTTGCTGGCCATAACGGTATGGTCGGCTCGGCAATTGTGCGTCAGTTGCAACAGCAAGATAATGTTGAATTAGTATTACGTTCTCGCAGCGAGCTTAATCTATTAAGCCAAGCAGACGTACAGGCATTTTTTCAGCAAGAAAAAATCGATCAAGTGTATTTGGCGGCGGCGAAGGTGGGCGGCATTATTGCCAATAATACTTACCCTGCTGACTTCATTTACGAAAACCTAATGATTGAGTGCAATATCATTCATTCTGCCCATGTGGCGGGTGTGAATGACCTCGTATTTTTAGGTTCATCGTGCATTTACCCTAAGTTGGCTGAACAGCCGATGCAAGAATCTGCCTTGCTAACCGGCACATTAGAACCAACGAATGAGCCATACGCGGTTGCAAAAATTGCAGGTATCAAATTATGTGAAAGCTACAACCGCCAATACGGTCGTAACTATCGCAGTGTGATGCCGACCAACTTGTATGGCGAAAATGACAACTTCCATCCGAATAACTCCCATGTTATTCCGGCCTTAATGCGTCGTTTCCACGAAGCCAAACTGAACAACACACCTGAAGTCGCGGTGTGGGGTTCTGGTAAGCCTATGCGTGAGTTTCTGCATGTGGATGATATGGCAGCAGCATCAATTTTCGTTGCTAACGTCAGCCAAGAAACTTACGAATCCTGCACCGAGCCAATGCTATCGCATATTAACGTCGGCACTGGTGTGGATTGCACCATTGCTGAATTAGCATTAACCATGGCCGAGGTCGTGGGTTATCAAGGAAACGTTACATTTGATGCCACTAAGCCAGACGGTGCACCGCGTAAGCTAATGAATGTCGATACCCTAAAACGCTTAGGTTGGTCTTATACCATTGAACTAAAAGACGGATTGGCCAGTACCTATAAATGGTTTTTAGCGCATCAGGATGATTTTCGTGGCTGA
- the gmd gene encoding GDP-mannose 4,6-dehydratase, with amino-acid sequence MSKKVALITGVTGQDGSYLAEFLLEKGYEVHGIKRRASSLNTQRIDHIYQDTHEENVNFFLHYGDLTDTSNLTRILKEVQPDEVYNLGAQSHVAVSFEAPEYTADVDAMGTLRLLEAIRFLGLEKKTRFYQASTSELYGLVQEIPQKETTPFYPRSPYAVAKMYAYWITVNYRESYGMYACNGILFNHESPRRGETFVTRKITRALANISQGLEKCLYLGNMDALRDWGHAKDYVRMQWMMLQQDVADDFVIATGKQIPVREFVRMSAQELGITLRFEGTGVDEVAIVDSITGDNANALKAGDVIVRVDPKYFRPAEVETLLGDPTKAKEVLGWVPEITVEEMCAEMVQSDLQNAKQHALLKKHGFDVSVAIES; translated from the coding sequence ATGTCTAAAAAAGTAGCACTCATCACCGGCGTAACCGGCCAAGACGGTTCGTATTTAGCCGAATTTTTGTTAGAAAAAGGCTACGAAGTTCACGGTATCAAACGTCGTGCATCGTCATTAAATACTCAGCGTATCGATCATATTTATCAAGATACCCATGAAGAAAATGTTAATTTCTTCCTTCATTATGGCGATCTTACCGATACATCTAACCTGACGCGTATCTTAAAAGAAGTACAGCCAGATGAGGTGTACAATTTGGGTGCACAGTCTCACGTCGCAGTGTCGTTCGAAGCACCGGAGTACACTGCCGATGTGGATGCCATGGGCACTTTGCGTTTACTTGAAGCCATTCGCTTTTTGGGTTTGGAAAAGAAAACGCGTTTTTATCAAGCGTCTACCTCTGAGCTATACGGTTTAGTACAAGAAATTCCACAGAAAGAAACCACACCTTTCTATCCGCGCTCTCCTTATGCGGTTGCTAAAATGTACGCTTATTGGATTACGGTAAACTACCGTGAATCTTATGGTATGTACGCTTGCAACGGTATTCTGTTTAACCACGAATCTCCACGTCGTGGCGAAACCTTTGTTACCCGTAAAATCACTCGTGCATTAGCCAATATTTCTCAAGGGTTAGAAAAGTGTCTATACCTTGGCAACATGGATGCGCTGCGCGACTGGGGTCATGCTAAAGACTACGTGCGTATGCAGTGGATGATGTTGCAACAAGACGTTGCCGACGATTTCGTGATTGCTACTGGTAAGCAAATTCCAGTGCGCGAATTTGTGCGTATGTCGGCACAAGAGTTAGGTATTACTTTGCGCTTTGAAGGTACCGGCGTCGATGAAGTGGCTATCGTTGATAGCATCACCGGCGACAATGCGAATGCATTGAAAGCAGGCGATGTCATCGTTCGTGTTGATCCAAAGTACTTCCGTCCTGCAGAAGTTGAAACTCTATTGGGTGATCCAACCAAAGCGAAAGAAGTGTTGGGTTGGGTTCCAGAAATCACTGTCGAAGAGATGTGTGCTGAGATGGTTCAAAGCGACTTACAAAATGCCAAACAGCACGCCCTGCTTAAAAAGCACGGTTTTGATGTGTCTGTTGCTATCGAAAGCTGA
- a CDS encoding glycosyltransferase WbuB, whose product MKITLVSLNYSPELTGIGKYNGEMAPWFVAAGDNVDVVCAPPYYPEWKVHAGYSGLSYRTSVENGVRVTRCPLYVPAQPSTIKRLSHLASFAFTSGLALFAKVFKRPDVVFVVEPTLFTVPVTLLFCKLVGAKSVLHIQDYEVDAMFGLGMAGKAGFLASAAYKVERWLMRRFDAVSTISFSMMTKAEQKGVDPQRLVFFPNWSDTSFVHPSVDGSDLRKLWGVTESQKIVLYAGNIGAKQGLELVLDAAERYLSQPDIRFFLVGSGAYATELQSMATQRGLSNVEFKPLQAWEDVPAMLAMADVHLVVQRKGAADAVLPSKLTNILSAGGNAVITAEADTELGRLVNEYPGIYSCVEPENVASFCQGLETELAKSGVNSVAREYAEKNLNKEAILGRFREDLLSLIG is encoded by the coding sequence ATGAAAATTACGTTAGTCAGCCTTAATTACTCCCCCGAACTCACCGGCATCGGCAAATACAACGGTGAAATGGCACCTTGGTTTGTTGCTGCTGGCGATAATGTCGATGTAGTCTGTGCCCCTCCCTATTATCCTGAGTGGAAGGTCCATGCAGGCTATTCTGGCTTAAGTTATCGCACCTCAGTTGAAAATGGCGTTCGTGTTACTCGCTGCCCTCTGTATGTTCCTGCCCAGCCTTCTACTATTAAGCGTCTTTCACATTTAGCGTCGTTTGCTTTTACGTCTGGTTTGGCTTTGTTTGCAAAAGTATTTAAGCGCCCTGATGTTGTATTTGTTGTTGAGCCAACCTTATTTACTGTGCCTGTGACCTTGCTATTTTGTAAGCTCGTCGGTGCAAAATCTGTGTTGCATATTCAAGATTACGAAGTGGATGCCATGTTTGGTTTAGGTATGGCAGGTAAGGCCGGTTTTCTTGCTAGTGCAGCCTACAAAGTTGAGCGTTGGTTAATGCGCCGTTTTGATGCTGTATCTACCATCTCTTTCAGTATGATGACGAAAGCAGAACAGAAGGGCGTTGACCCTCAGCGATTAGTCTTCTTTCCTAATTGGTCAGATACCTCATTTGTTCATCCGAGTGTTGATGGATCTGATCTTCGTAAGTTATGGGGAGTTACTGAGTCACAAAAGATCGTTCTTTATGCTGGCAACATAGGCGCCAAGCAAGGTTTGGAACTGGTATTAGATGCCGCAGAACGGTATCTTTCACAACCAGATATTCGTTTTTTTTTGGTTGGTTCAGGCGCTTACGCCACTGAGTTGCAAAGTATGGCTACCCAGCGTGGTTTATCTAATGTTGAATTTAAGCCGTTACAAGCATGGGAAGATGTTCCAGCGATGTTGGCAATGGCCGATGTGCATTTGGTTGTTCAACGTAAGGGCGCTGCCGATGCGGTATTACCGTCTAAGTTAACCAATATTTTATCGGCAGGTGGCAATGCGGTGATTACTGCTGAGGCTGACACGGAGTTGGGAAGATTGGTAAACGAGTATCCCGGTATTTATAGCTGTGTAGAGCCGGAGAACGTCGCGTCATTTTGCCAAGGTTTAGAAACCGAACTGGCGAAATCAGGCGTTAACAGTGTTGCTCGTGAATACGCAGAAAAGAATTTGAATAAAGAAGCGATCTTAGGTCGTTTTCGTGAAGATTTATTAAGCCTTATTGGCTAA
- a CDS encoding putative colanic acid biosynthesis acetyltransferase, with product MYQMLCRFNLPKNFRGRSGAFVQLWWMTQSILFASSPQFLYGWRNWLLRIFGAKIGKGVIIRPSVRITYPWKLTIGDYAWIGDNVELYTLGEIVIGNNAVISQRSYICTASHDHTKPTFDIYSVKTVIEDEAWVATDVYVAPGVTIGRGAVIGARSSVFSDMPAGMICVGSPAKPIKPRIMDENYVSQP from the coding sequence ATGTATCAAATGTTATGCCGGTTTAATTTACCCAAGAACTTCAGAGGACGCTCGGGAGCTTTTGTACAACTTTGGTGGATGACCCAAAGTATCCTATTTGCTTCATCTCCTCAGTTTTTATACGGATGGCGAAACTGGTTACTACGTATTTTTGGTGCCAAGATTGGTAAGGGAGTAATTATTCGTCCTTCTGTTCGTATTACTTATCCATGGAAGTTAACCATTGGCGATTATGCTTGGATTGGTGATAATGTCGAGCTTTATACCTTAGGTGAAATAGTTATAGGCAATAATGCAGTGATTTCTCAGCGTAGTTATATTTGTACTGCTAGCCATGACCATACTAAACCCACTTTCGACATTTATTCAGTCAAAACCGTTATAGAAGATGAAGCGTGGGTTGCAACGGATGTTTACGTTGCACCAGGAGTAACGATTGGTAGAGGGGCCGTTATTGGCGCTCGCAGTTCGGTATTTTCTGATATGCCAGCAGGTATGATTTGTGTAGGTTCTCCTGCGAAGCCTATTAAGCCAAGGATTATGGATGAAAATTACGTTAGTCAGCCTTAA
- a CDS encoding acyltransferase has product MEYFYKSSWFFRYLLIRWFFGSFGFPGYIGRPLYLKGILGARFGRRVRIFPNSRIEIFPGAVLDVHDDVAIAQGFHVTCKGHLVINSGVCIAANVCITDIKHSFKKVAGANILAQEDEVIKTSIGKNCFIGYGAVIDAGTVLGEGCIVGANAYVKGEYEAYSVIASAPATVKYRYQE; this is encoded by the coding sequence ATGGAATATTTTTATAAATCAAGTTGGTTTTTTAGGTATTTACTCATTAGGTGGTTTTTTGGATCGTTTGGATTTCCGGGATATATTGGTCGACCTTTATACTTAAAAGGAATATTAGGCGCTAGATTTGGCCGTAGAGTTAGGATTTTCCCTAATAGCAGGATTGAGATTTTTCCGGGTGCTGTGTTAGATGTCCATGACGATGTCGCTATAGCCCAAGGTTTTCATGTGACTTGTAAGGGGCATCTTGTTATAAATAGTGGAGTCTGTATCGCTGCTAATGTGTGCATTACAGATATTAAGCATAGTTTTAAAAAAGTTGCTGGCGCTAATATATTGGCGCAGGAGGATGAGGTAATAAAAACTAGTATCGGTAAGAATTGTTTTATTGGTTATGGCGCGGTTATTGATGCTGGTACTGTTTTAGGGGAAGGGTGCATTGTTGGAGCTAATGCATATGTTAAAGGTGAGTATGAAGCGTATTCAGTCATTGCATCGGCCCCAGCGACCGTAAAATATAGATATCAGGAATGA
- a CDS encoding putative capsular polysaccharide synthesis family protein — protein MNDLVVSYQMGKVGSSSIVASIPGCKQFHSWSSEEPIMFFSSRNTGSGLGRFKQYFKWKLAYRNLSKLVGRAKENNGRIKLIIGVREPVSRNISGYFQSLMSREEGVDLSLLMDMFYAYCPHLCSVKWFDVELRQRLGIDVYSYPFDVGNGWTSFSDGIYDVFLYRQENLRGLSKELGDFLNIPDFKLVAVNEGGEKWSGDLYSDFLKSFTPSEEYLDLLYNTEYFRHFYGDAYKEEMERKWLIR, from the coding sequence ATGAATGATTTGGTTGTCTCTTATCAAATGGGGAAAGTTGGTTCGTCGTCTATAGTTGCTTCGATTCCTGGATGCAAGCAGTTCCACTCTTGGAGCTCTGAAGAGCCCATTATGTTTTTCTCCTCTCGAAATACCGGGAGCGGCTTGGGGCGGTTTAAGCAATATTTCAAATGGAAATTAGCTTATCGAAATTTGAGTAAATTGGTCGGTAGAGCGAAAGAAAATAATGGGCGAATTAAACTAATTATTGGAGTTCGAGAACCTGTATCTAGAAATATTTCGGGTTATTTTCAAAGTTTGATGAGTAGGGAAGAGGGAGTTGATCTTAGTCTGCTAATGGATATGTTTTATGCCTATTGCCCTCATCTATGTTCAGTGAAATGGTTTGATGTGGAATTAAGGCAGCGGTTAGGTATAGATGTATATAGCTATCCTTTTGATGTTGGTAATGGTTGGACGAGTTTTTCGGATGGGATTTACGATGTTTTTTTATATAGGCAGGAGAATTTGCGGGGACTTTCGAAAGAATTGGGTGACTTCTTGAATATTCCGGATTTTAAGTTGGTCGCAGTAAATGAAGGGGGCGAGAAATGGTCTGGTGATTTGTATTCGGATTTTTTGAAATCATTTACGCCATCGGAAGAGTATTTGGATCTGTTGTATAATACTGAGTACTTTCGCCATTTTTACGGAGATGCTTATAAGGAGGAAATGGAGAGGAAATGGTTGATTCGTTAA
- the cysC gene encoding adenylyl-sulfate kinase has product MTASNIVWHASAVTKQTRSALNKQKPCVLWFTGYSGAGKSTIANAVEQRLASLQQHTYLLDGDNVRHGLNKDLGFTDEARVENIRRIGEVAKLFVDAGIIVLSAFISPFRAERQMVRELVEEGEFIEVFMDTPLATCEQRDPKGLYLKARAGEIKNFTGIDSDYEPPINPEVTLDTSSMSIDECVEIVLAHLVNVGVLPNYRAA; this is encoded by the coding sequence ATGACAGCAAGCAATATCGTATGGCACGCATCCGCCGTAACGAAGCAAACACGGTCGGCTCTAAACAAACAAAAGCCATGCGTATTGTGGTTCACCGGTTACAGCGGTGCGGGTAAATCCACCATTGCCAACGCCGTAGAACAGCGCCTTGCCAGTCTCCAGCAGCACACCTATTTATTAGACGGCGACAACGTTCGTCACGGCCTAAACAAAGATCTTGGTTTTACCGATGAGGCCCGAGTGGAAAACATCCGTCGCATCGGCGAAGTCGCTAAACTCTTCGTAGACGCAGGCATCATCGTACTATCGGCATTTATTTCTCCATTCCGCGCCGAGCGTCAAATGGTGCGCGAACTAGTAGAAGAAGGGGAGTTCATAGAAGTATTCATGGACACCCCATTAGCCACCTGCGAACAGCGTGACCCGAAAGGCCTTTACCTAAAAGCACGCGCGGGCGAAATTAAAAACTTCACGGGTATCGACTCCGACTACGAGCCGCCGATCAACCCAGAAGTAACGCTCGATACCTCAAGCATGAGCATCGATGAATGTGTAGAAATCGTGCTAGCGCACCTAGTAAACGTGGGCGTGTTGCCCAACTATCGCGCAGCCTAA
- a CDS encoding O-antigen ligase family protein, translated as MTRWGCFQALLFILPLPFGGAADWVWPWFAVTAMVLLALDLRERLLFQSVNHLPSLTLPVAFTRALPVLGLLAAVQVWVFFQWLWPTSVSVFETYQSLLKGIGLTSFFALALLNLDSRRRVTRAIWIVVLAAAFQAVFGALMVLTGWELGFFIEKSAYRGLATGTYINRNHLAGYLEMALALGIGLLLAQSTQYRGSFRQRLRQLVRMLLSTKVLLRLLLAIMVIALVLTRSRMGNTAFFASLMITGGLALVLMRNKTLSTTILLSSLLVIDIAIVGTFFGVEKVAERLQNTTSETESRDEVTRDTLQIARDHLLAGIGAGTFIYSYPAYKSDDIKADRIYNNAHNDHAQFMAEFGLPAFLLLALAVLISIWWAIMAMVKRNSELFKGVGFGACMGIIALLIHSAVDFNLQIPANAYMFVLLLALAAVARWTPHKSEKAPEIRRSRSAHNG; from the coding sequence ATGACCCGTTGGGGCTGTTTTCAGGCGTTGCTGTTTATTCTTCCCCTTCCTTTTGGTGGTGCTGCTGATTGGGTGTGGCCTTGGTTTGCTGTTACGGCGATGGTGTTGCTGGCGTTGGATTTGCGCGAGCGTTTGTTATTTCAATCGGTTAATCATCTTCCTTCTTTGACTCTTCCTGTTGCGTTTACGCGTGCTTTGCCGGTGTTGGGGTTGTTGGCTGCGGTGCAGGTTTGGGTGTTCTTCCAATGGTTATGGCCGACGTCGGTGTCGGTTTTTGAAACGTATCAAAGCTTATTAAAGGGCATTGGCCTTACGTCGTTTTTTGCGTTGGCTTTGTTGAATTTAGATTCGCGCAGGCGGGTAACACGGGCCATTTGGATTGTGGTGTTGGCAGCGGCGTTTCAGGCTGTTTTTGGTGCGCTGATGGTACTCACTGGTTGGGAGTTGGGCTTTTTTATCGAGAAGTCGGCTTATCGCGGTTTGGCAACGGGTACATACATTAACCGCAATCATTTGGCAGGCTACTTAGAGATGGCGCTGGCGCTGGGTATTGGGCTGTTGTTGGCTCAGTCTACTCAGTATCGCGGATCGTTTCGCCAGCGTTTGCGCCAGTTGGTTCGCATGTTGCTAAGCACTAAGGTGCTGTTGCGTTTATTGCTGGCGATTATGGTGATTGCCTTAGTGCTTACGCGCTCACGCATGGGTAATACGGCATTTTTTGCCAGTTTGATGATTACCGGTGGCTTGGCCTTGGTGTTGATGCGCAATAAGACGTTGTCGACGACAATTCTATTATCGAGCTTGCTGGTGATTGATATTGCGATTGTGGGTACGTTTTTTGGTGTTGAAAAAGTGGCGGAGCGTTTGCAAAACACGACGTCTGAAACCGAGAGTCGCGATGAGGTAACCCGCGATACCTTGCAAATTGCCCGCGATCATTTACTGGCGGGGATCGGGGCGGGCACGTTTATTTATAGTTATCCTGCTTATAAAAGTGATGACATTAAGGCCGACCGTATTTACAACAATGCGCACAACGATCATGCGCAGTTTATGGCTGAATTTGGATTGCCGGCATTTTTGCTGTTGGCGCTAGCGGTGTTGATCAGCATCTGGTGGGCAATCATGGCGATGGTTAAACGTAACAGTGAGCTCTTTAAAGGAGTAGGATTCGGGGCTTGCATGGGGATTATTGCATTGCTGATTCATTCTGCGGTGGATTTTAACCTTCAGATCCCTGCTAATGCCTATATGTTTGTGCTGTTGCTGGCTTTAGCTGCAGTGGCTAGGTGGACTCCACACAAATCGGAGAAGGCACCTGAAATAAGGAGGAGCCGGAGCGCTCATAACGGATGA
- a CDS encoding metallophosphoesterase, whose protein sequence is MKLKATLLKLEKNTQGRDFVVGDLHGHVTKLHDQLAALNFNSAVDRVICVGDLIDRGPESAEALNLLNEPWFFSVIGNHEYLMINGMRYKSSRHRMAWLNHGGDWITQTSPALWDDWFDAIEALPLAIEVEGSDGSRYGIIHADYPHSHWQEFGHLTPELLEKCIWSRSQFQCQSRHVVNGIDYLIHGHNVNGGDLQLGNRFYIERGAYLGNDLVIKEL, encoded by the coding sequence ATGAAATTAAAAGCTACACTTCTCAAATTAGAAAAAAACACTCAAGGCCGTGATTTTGTGGTGGGTGATCTGCATGGTCATGTTACTAAATTACATGATCAGTTGGCGGCTCTTAATTTTAACTCTGCTGTAGATCGCGTTATTTGTGTTGGTGATTTAATTGATCGCGGGCCTGAGTCGGCTGAGGCACTTAATTTATTAAACGAGCCTTGGTTTTTTTCGGTGATTGGTAATCATGAATATTTGATGATTAACGGTATGCGTTATAAAAGCAGCCGTCATCGCATGGCATGGTTAAATCATGGCGGTGATTGGATTACGCAAACCTCCCCTGCCCTTTGGGATGATTGGTTTGATGCGATTGAGGCCTTGCCGTTGGCGATTGAGGTAGAAGGCAGCGACGGTAGCCGTTACGGAATTATTCATGCTGATTATCCGCATTCACATTGGCAAGAGTTTGGCCATTTAACGCCCGAGTTGTTAGAGAAGTGTATTTGGTCGCGCAGCCAGTTTCAGTGCCAGTCGCGTCACGTGGTGAACGGAATTGATTATTTAATTCATGGGCATAATGTGAATGGCGGCGATTTGCAGTTAGGGAATCGGTTTTATATCGAGCGCGGCGCGTATCTCGGTAATGATTTGGTGATTAAAGAGTTGTAG